attgtcTACGCAAAGTTCCAAAACTAAAGAAATTAAATGAATTGTCTAGGTCCATTCAAACCAATGGGCATTATCTCTTCTAATCCGACAATGAGATCATCTAAATATTTGAAAGGTTTATTAGAATTGATTTGTTAGTGGATAAGCATTATACACCACATAAACACATGATCATACTAAGGTATTAGTttgataataattatatttcattatttaattactTTCTCTGTTTACTTTCACTTGTTCATTTTTGATTTTACATGTCTTTTAAGAAATAATGATTGATATGAGAATTTTATTATAGTAGTTGATTTttagttaaaattttaaaaaataatttggagaataagtaattaatgctAACTATAAACAAGAtttgttttgatatattaaaagtaacaaataaaaataaaaaattatttttaaaataaagattgAATTAATCAAATATTCTAACATGCTAGATAGGGGTGTTCATGTTTTGGATAAAAACCGATCCAAATCGAAAAATCAAACCATACCGATTAAATAAACCAATTTTATTTgagtttgatttggtttgactttAGATTTTTAAGAACTGAGAGTATTTGGTTTgataaccgaaccaaatcgataaattatatacatatcttttattattatgcatacataatatattatttttataaacaattttaaatatcttatatatgttttcatcaaaatttatttataatttacttgTGAAAGCAGAAACGCTCAAGACAtgaacatttattttattgatttcatgtatATGAATGCCTATGGCAATTCTTGGTGCGACTAAAAATGCCACTGTCTCTTCCTTCTAGACTAAAATGGtgatttttaaagttttattcATAGTCAATTCAATGATCAAAGTTTTGAAGTGTCAGTCGCTCTAACTATTTTTTGTGTTGAATGAATTCctgtcttttttttcttttgaatgatttttttttatgtatgatTAATAATCGAATAACTGAACCAAATCAAACCGAAATTGATAACAACCAAactgataaatttatattatatttgatttaatttaatttgctgataataatttaaaaattaattaaattaattaaattttaattttgatcaaTAATAACATATCTAAATCAACCCTTGAACACCCAGGACTAGGTAAGAACTTGTACATAGCCACATGAATTTTCTTTGGATTGTTCTAGGATTTGGTCAAAATGGAGGGGCCAAAGGCCAAAGCAcgttgttttttttcttcttctgatAATTGAAGAAGTTGACGGATTTTTGTAGGCGTTtggtcatgaatttttaaattttttttggagtTGAATTTCAGGAAATACATTTTGCTAATTGAATTCTAGAATATGAAAACCAATTAAAaggtattttttactttttctacTTCAAATTACTCacaaacaataaaataaaataacaattcGAAATTGTATTCATAACCAACATAACTTTagttatcatatatcattttttaatttaaaaacaaaaaattacttttttcaaatttcacaatAAAATCTGATCAAACACACCCACAAAATATCCTCTAGTTGGGGTGTGGataattagttttttttccCTCTCTCTCATCAACTGGAGAAGAGGTTCCTCTTTTTCTTAAATAATCTTattttcccttcttttttttcatgtcCAATAAGAGAtggatatgatatgatattaaattttttaatttttaaagctacttttcataattaattttttaattattcctaaattattctcttaaaaaaatatgaaatagttaaaaaaaactcattaaataaaaaataaatataaaaaaaattcaataattcttttaaactttaaataatatatttattttaaattataatttacttaATATGAATTAGAGAAATGATACTAAACTACTACATATTCACTTCCACAAAACGAAACTCATAAATCTAGTACAATGATATCATACCCACCCAattgtcaaaaaaattaaaaaatgaaaaaggacaAATCTTTATAACCCCCCATAATGGTCTTATCATCTTCTCATGCCTATGGTTTATGGGCACCCCAACAAAATATTACATTTAATTCAATAGAAAAATCAAGTGGACCTTTTTGGTTTATTCACAAGATTCTCTCCCATTCACACAAAAGTGTTTGGTCACCCTTTACCCTAGGAGATCCCTTTGAATCTTCCTTTATCACCCTCCTATGTGTCTACCTTTTATCTCTTCATTCTTTATCTCTTTTTCCCCTATAACAAGTCTTTTTATCTTcaccaaaaacaaataaaatagcaaaaatttcacaaatagatactataaaaatattaataggtCAAAATAGCTATAATTTAGGTAATTATATTCTGTAATTATAGCTATAataattatttgtataattcgcataCCTGTTTTTATAATTCGCTGCGAATATATAAAttcgtttgtataatttgctagTAATATACAAACAtggtaaatatatacaaattctgtagttatatattttagaatttttttttagaatttatacaaatcaaatgtatcaatattataattatatacatgctaggataaatatatataaattctgaatttattcaattagaaaaatctaaattttatacaaataaatTCTGAACTTATATAATTGAGAGCTTAATTAAACAAATTCTGGATAACTATagctatgtatattaattactggAAAAAATTTGCCGCGAGTGAGAATTAacttaaactatagctatgtatattaattaattagtaaatATTTGCTAATTCATACCATTTTCCCAATAAAATATaagtataaattattttctttagacttcacttattattatattattgttgttgtcgcCATTTCTAAAATAAGTGACTTTAATTCTTTTTCATTCAAAGAGATTGTTGAGTGTAATTAAAGGAAAAAACACTTTCGTCAAGTGTTATAAAGATCCGGATGAATAACGACAGTATAAGAAGATTTTAGTGGTATTTATTAGTGTTAAGTAAATCAAATTTtagttttccttttttattttatcattttttttgtacgttattttttaatatataaatgaaAAAGGGCGTTAAATTTATCACCgcccattttaaaaaaaaagtaaagaacgAGTGATACTATAGTATAAAAAAgtagtaattaattattttgcaTAAGTTAAACtcacataaaaaattatgttgTGATTTTTGTGACAGCAAAGCTATGTTGTTTAGATTGTTTAATAACGTTGCACATGCCTGCAtccatttcaaattttcaaaaatacaatattCTATAAAAGATACCACacatatttattaataaattataaagaGTTCTAGCAATACAGGTAACAAGTACTAACTGTCCTTTTCTTTACAATCTTTTTCCATGAAATTTCAATCACAAAAgaatatagagaaaaaaaaagtacataGTAAAGACAAGTCAAGCTTGACGGTTCCACAATAATGGTAAAAGTTACGTACAAAGATGAGTGCATATTTATAGTCAAAGGTAGAAAactagaaataataataaaaagagtCCATGTTCACATTATCTTCAAATACAACCACCCATTTACCCCTAAAAAATCCaactttttctcttttcacaaagaccttaattaattttctaaaaagaaaatacTTCTAAATAGATCATTCAAAGGGACATATAGGGAAAtagaataaattaaaagataatttcttttttcttgtttttaatTTGGGCTTTTTGGTTCAATTCTCCTCATTTGCATTCCTGGTTTGGGATCTTCTTCATGATAATAAGCAAATCCACCATGTCGGGTCAGATCCATACCCGCCATTTCGTCCTCCGACGAGATccgaagaagcttgaacttatGAAGGATAAAGAAAAGTGGACCCATTGTAGCACTGACCCACCCGATTATAACAAGAATCTGGATTATATGTGCCCCGAGTAGTTTTCCACCACCACCCATGAATAACCCGTGAGGCCGACCCGGTTTTCCCGGGTATACTTGATCCACAAACTCCCCTTTAGCAAATAAGGCAGTGAAAATTATTCCCCATGCACCACAACCACCATGAAGTTGTGCTGCTTCAAGTGGATCGTCGTATTTAAATATCTCCGCTAACTTGTTACAACCGATTAAAACTAAAGCAGCGACGAATCCACAGATAATCGCGGCCCATGGCTCAACAACAGAGCATCCAGCCGTGATTGCTGCAAATCCGCCTAATAAACCGTTACATACATCCGTCACGTTCCAATGACCCGAAAGGATCCTCTTACCGAAAAGAGTGGTTAGTGCTGCAGTGCAACCGGCTAAGGTAGTGGTCACTGCGGTGCGTCCCACAGCGCTCCATTGACCATAATACCCTCCATCGTAAGTAATTAGGATCTTATTAAATGAACCCGGGTTAAACCCGTACCATCCGAACCACAACAAAAAGGTACCAAGAACCACAAGCGAAGCGCTATGTCCACGGAGCGCAACGGATCGACCTGTTTGATCGAACCGCCCGATTCTCGGACCTTCAATTAAAGCTCCATAAAATCCAGCAATTCCACCTACCATATGAACCACACCCGACCCGGCAAAATCGATGACACCGGATCCGAATAAGAGATTCGAATTACCCGGGCTGGCCCACCCATCTGGGGACCAAAACCAATGAGAAACAACCGGGTAAACAAAGCCCgttaaaaaagaggaataaatCAAGTAAGCCACAAATTGCGTCCTCTCGGCGATTGAACCGCTGGTGATACCGGCGGCGGCGATCGCAAAAGCCCATTGATAGAGGAAATTACTGTAATCGAACAAATTAGACGGGATCTCTTTAAGACCGAAGAAATGACGGCCGATGAATCCATTAGACGGACCACCCCAAGCGAAAGCGAATCCGAATAGATAGTAGAAAAGTCCACCGGCGGCAGCATCAAGGACATTCGTAAGCATGATATTCATTGTATTCTTTGCGCGGACAGAGCCCGCGCAAAGCATAGCGAAACCAAGCTGCATGGAGAAAACGAGATAAGCGGAGAAGAGGAGATATGTGGTGTCGATTGCATAGCCGGTATCGACAAATTTATCCGATACACCGGAAAATTGGTTGCAGATGTATGTGGCGGCGCCGACGGCATCGGTGGTATTGGGACCGAGGAACGGAGCGAGTTGGTCGACGGAACAAGCCATAGGGGTGCGTAGGTGGGTGGAGTAGGGTGGTGGGggtgaggggggggggggttgcgTGGGTTTAGGAAGACGAAGGGGAGAGATTCAAGGAATCTCGTTGGAAGTTGAGGGTGGTGGATTTGTGATAGGGTACTGTTATATAAAGAGCAAATCAAAGGGAAAAGTttgacttttcatttttttattttttattttttttgggtattttgaggggaaaatttaaataatttaatataggcataaaaatttaaatttatataaaattaaataaataaatatactcATTATAAGTGACATCCTATCTGGCAATTTCACATCTTATGTGTATTGTAGGACgcgtatatttatttatttaattttattcaaatttaagtgtctacttatgCACACTAAAATTGGAGGACATATATCTTAATTGAAATTAGGGATgagcataaatatcaaaaaataggATCAGACTGAACTAATTTGGTTCTTTGATGTTTCGGTTTgatgttgataatttttttttattcaaaaaaaagatTCTTTGATGGTGTAAGAATCTCAAAATTTTGGTACACCAAAGAATCGaacttatattaatttttttaaaataaaaataatatatataatcaacTAGCAGTGAAGTCATTCATGAATAAATCAAAGTAGCAATACATTTACAATTCAAATGATTAACTTCAAATATTAACTCTCAAGAGAAATCCAAACATATTATTGTCGATGTAAATCATTCATGAACAAATCAAAGTAGCAACAAATTTACAATTCAAATAAttaacttcaaaaattaaatCTCAAGAGAAACCCAAATATATTTTTGTCGATATACATCATGTAAAGAAACATGTCTTCTCTCCTTGATTCTTTatataagaaatatattatGTTCATATCATTTTTAGAAATACAAATTAGTCTCAAATATCAAATAACAATACAAGTTTGACAATGAATAATTAAATGGTGAAATGATTTATATTTTGGGAAATTTGTGAGTATATATAAGAAAAGGGATTGAAAAAGCACCTTTATTtcgaataatccaaaaaatgTACTTAATCAGATATTGAAGTTAAGACCAAAATGTTGCTTCTATCAAATTATTATTCCTCTACGTAAATACATATTTTGAGATTGACTTGACAGacaaatatatttagaaaaGAACACCCGATATTCTCTCCAATGAAATCAAATATAACTTATATTCCTTTTCATCATAATAGTTAATCTTATCGTTAAACTCAATTAATCAACTCTTAATTACGATATCAAACGTCAGAATGAATTTAACCCAAATTCTTAAGATTTATTTATGCACAAAGTGAatgattttcttgaaattccaaattaaatataaaatacacaCTGtacttcaaataaaatatttcaagttcccttttaaaaaaaatatgtggggAGGTTAGCACACTACAGGACAAAGCttattaacaaaataaaaaatgtattctgaaattataaattaaaatattaagaaaGATAAGCACAAAGTTAACATGTTGCTTAgattttttaacttaaaaataccTTAATATCAATAAGAGTTCTAGCTATTGAAGAATTTCAATAAAGACAAAACTTCACAAAGTTCAAAGACTTGTCGGAAATCGCCGGTCGGGCGGATGACTTATTTCAAGATCAGATGATTCACCTCTTTGTCCGCTTGGGAGGGCTAAGCAGCATGCGAGTAAGGGAGTTATTTcctaaataaagagaaaaatatagtaGTAGATCGCTCCCAGGCTGGGACGTCTGGCAAAATGCTTGCCCTCTTGCGCCGAAAGTGAGACCCGGAGGAAATAGGGGGAGTGAGGAAGAATGGAAAGCCCGAACTTTATTGATGGGATAAATCTCGTTCAATCCATAAATACGTACAATTCTATCTCCATTGAGACCACTCGACCGGATCACTCCTCGGGTAGTCGCAAACCGTTGCGCCTTCCCTTCTGCTTACACCCAGCCACCCTTCTCCAAGGATTTCAATTCTGCTTTCAGAATGTGTGAGATGTTCTTCCTTGGATACCTTTGTTTGATCTCCTGAGGTGAGTACTTTCAGAAAAAACGGAAATAAAAGACGAGAGAATCCTGCCTATGGATCCGCAAAGAAAAGGCTTGTTCAAGACCACGCCGCTGGTTTATGCTAAATGTACGAGGGCTGCCTGTCGATTATTGTGGGATGCAATGGACTCTATTCAGAGGATTGTCCCACATGCGGTTCACGCGCCATTGGCGCTTTGCTGATGATTCAATGTTAATAACCTCATTCAATCTTTTTCTTGCGCCTTCGTAACTTTCTACTGCTCCTGAGCTGTCTTGTTGTATGGTCGCCACTTCTACCAGGATCGAAATGATTATCCCTGCGCATTCGTTCGTCGGGGAATCCTTAAGTTCACTCCCATCAGGAGAATTTACCTTGATTTCGATTGGAATGAGTCTGAAAAGACAGATCGAGAAGGGTTGTGGAATTCCGACTACTATTTTAGAGTACCGAAGCTCAATGTCAAGCTGAGAAAAGGCGGAGAAttttagaattcaagaaaagaaagtcCTCGGACTTCCATGCGATTTTTCTTTTAGGCAGGTGTTCACCATTGGATCTCGCCAGAGCGCGCCTCTGATAATTGCGTCGTTAGATTGCCGGGTATGAATTCGATTATAAGTCAAACTGCTTTCTGGTAGAGGAAAACTTCTCTTGCTGCTCTTGCCGGGCAGGCAAGGGATAGAGTCTTGTCTTCCTTCTACGATTCCGAACTTTGTCAGAACGTAATAGTAATAAAGGAAAAGCAAGGTATGACGGTAAGTCAAAACTTTTTAGTCTCCATGTTCCGGTCCCGAAAGAAGCAATTGGCATTGACCTAGCTTACTTAGAAAATTCACCAAGTAATGGTACACGCGCCTTCGAAAGTTTCTTCTTGAGTTTGGAGCATGAAGCTCAGGGGAGGAGTAGAAACGCTGGTCCCCTTCGGTTAACTTGCTTGTGCGGGGCACCACTTGGGATGGGAATGACTCAGCCCACATGCATTGCGGTCGCCCTCACTAAACCAACTTGAATATGAACGATGATTCAGATCGGGTTATCGTGAAGCTGCTAACCAGTCCCCTTGGACTGAACAACGGAATTCTATCACCTTGGCTGATGGCGCTTCGTAACGACTTGTTTAGAGAAAGAAGAGTAGCCTCTGggttctttctttccttgtagGAAACCGATGCAATATGCCCTCGGGACTTGACACTTGGACACCTACCATTATCAATTATTACGATTTTACCATTCATAACTATCATCGTTATTTACAATTGGCGTTATTAACAATCACTATAATTAATGATTATCATTATTAGCTATAGtttaaaattattcaaatcaaatattatcaaccaTCAATTACTATCAataattactattattattttaataattaccATTAATTATCACTATTATCCATTACAACTATCCGCCTTTATCACCAATTACCGCCATGAAACAATTATTGTAACCAACACTAGCTATTAGCAATACCATCCCCTATTAATATCTTCAATCACCATCATTAGTCATTATTATCGTCAATcgtcatataatttttttaagaatattttgttGATATATATTAGATTTATTTAGcatattcttaaattttataattattaattcATAAATGAAAATTAGTTTTATGTATGTTGAGATAATAAATAGTCATCAATTAGATTTTAATACAACTTCTTAAAATATTCAGACATCTTAATCTGTCATCTTAATTATGAaaacaaattgaaggatatatctgcaacttgtttttttttaaaaaaaaaatagacacAAAGGTTAATTATGAGAAAAGTAAGTTGGTTTTAAAGCTACCTTTAATTGTCGACCATTGTTAGTGTTTATTTCTAGCTCTAATCCCCAAAAGTTTCATTTTACCACATGTTTAATGGAGCACGTTAAACatgaaaaatttaaagttttatGTCTTTTCTCTTTAATTAATAATGTATACCGTACCTTTATTTAACATGGTCACTTTTTCACCTTTTTAACAAGTTAAATTAGTAGAGATGTagactttgataatttttattatttttctaggGGCTAGATTCATTGTTCTTCAGTTTATTtttgatagaaaaaaaaaatactaaattaaaAACGAcaaaaaaactttattttttcttctaaaattaCAGCTAATATAATGATACCTACGTCAATGATTAAGCTCAATCTCTACGGTACATATATGTACTTGGTTACATGGGGTGCACATGCTTGATATTGACAATTTTGGCaaattgtttaatttttttattttgagataatCATATACTTGTATTTTGATACTAGTGAAGATAGTTGTCATAGGATGAACAGAGTCCGGACttaattagaaattttgagtttgaggTCTGAGTATGAATAACGTGACAAAAATTTTGATTAGTTTTAATCGTAATGACATGTTAAGtgaaaatttatgttattattttatataaaataaattatgaataaGATAATCGGATTAGCAATACATAAATTCAAATATCAGAAAGACAATAAATGATCCTCACAATAGTAAAAGAATACTTATTTTATTGTAGAAGTAAACGTAACACATAAAgtaaaccccccccccccctttccTTGTCGCAGGAGATTTCGAACTAGAGATTCCCATTCTGTACTTGCTCAATTAACTCGATCATTCTTACGGGATTTCTCTGCATTATTAAtctatacgatataatttgtCTCTAAACTAAGCAACTCTAGTTACTTGTAGAAATTATCATAATCAACACGTTGCTAGTATTATTAACTAGTTCTTAAACACAAATTGCTTATATTCCAATTGGTATTGACTTTCAGAGTTAAAACAAACTCTTAATCACGTATATTCTGTGAATCTATATAATATTTGTAATACAAGATGTCAAGAACATAGTATCCTGTAATATAATCATTAGTGgtagtgggggggggggggataagATTCCCAAAAATGTCGACTTATTAAATAAAGCAAATTGCTAATTACACAAAATAGTAGATTAACTTTGGATCAGAACTCAGAACG
This DNA window, taken from Solanum dulcamara chromosome 3, daSolDulc1.2, whole genome shotgun sequence, encodes the following:
- the LOC129883187 gene encoding ammonium transporter 1 member 1 — encoded protein: MACSVDQLAPFLGPNTTDAVGAATYICNQFSGVSDKFVDTGYAIDTTYLLFSAYLVFSMQLGFAMLCAGSVRAKNTMNIMLTNVLDAAAGGLFYYLFGFAFAWGGPSNGFIGRHFFGLKEIPSNLFDYSNFLYQWAFAIAAAGITSGSIAERTQFVAYLIYSSFLTGFVYPVVSHWFWSPDGWASPGNSNLLFGSGVIDFAGSGVVHMVGGIAGFYGALIEGPRIGRFDQTGRSVALRGHSASLVVLGTFLLWFGWYGFNPGSFNKILITYDGGYYGQWSAVGRTAVTTTLAGCTAALTTLFGKRILSGHWNVTDVCNGLLGGFAAITAGCSVVEPWAAIICGFVAALVLIGCNKLAEIFKYDDPLEAAQLHGGCGAWGIIFTALFAKGEFVDQVYPGKPGRPHGLFMGGGGKLLGAHIIQILVIIGWVSATMGPLFFILHKFKLLRISSEDEMAGMDLTRHGGFAYYHEEDPKPGMQMRRIEPKSPN